A genomic segment from Thermotoga neapolitana DSM 4359 encodes:
- a CDS encoding P-loop NTPase → MEKTKKLAVMSGKGGVGKTTIAVNLAVALASEGYQVGLLDLDLHGPNVQRMLGVSLPPSEGEKIVPAKYGESLKVFSLAMILQEGAPVIWRGPLKHKAIEQLTKDVDWGEIDYLICDLPPGTGDEALSTFQIIKPDAVIIVSTPQKVAGDDVRRTMNFVKRLNGKILGVVENMSYLVCPKCGEKIFLFGKGETEKIAEEFNVPLLARIPMDPEVAALSDDGKPAVVYKRETVIEEEFRKIVEKVLAL, encoded by the coding sequence TTGGAGAAAACAAAGAAGCTGGCTGTCATGAGTGGAAAAGGAGGAGTTGGAAAAACAACCATTGCGGTCAACCTTGCCGTTGCTCTGGCATCGGAAGGGTATCAGGTGGGTCTTCTGGATCTTGACCTTCATGGCCCCAACGTTCAGAGAATGCTCGGTGTGTCCCTTCCCCCCTCTGAAGGAGAAAAGATCGTTCCGGCAAAATACGGAGAGTCTCTCAAAGTGTTCTCCCTTGCCATGATCCTCCAGGAAGGTGCTCCCGTGATCTGGAGGGGACCGTTGAAGCACAAGGCAATAGAGCAGCTCACGAAGGATGTGGATTGGGGAGAAATCGATTATCTGATCTGTGACCTTCCGCCGGGAACGGGTGATGAAGCACTTTCAACTTTTCAGATAATAAAACCCGATGCCGTAATAATAGTTTCTACACCTCAAAAAGTGGCAGGAGACGATGTGAGAAGGACCATGAATTTTGTGAAGAGATTGAACGGAAAGATCCTTGGAGTTGTGGAAAACATGTCTTATCTTGTTTGTCCAAAGTGCGGAGAAAAGATATTCCTCTTTGGAAAGGGTGAAACAGAGAAGATAGCAGAGGAGTTCAACGTTCCACTCCTTGCAAGAATTCCCATGGATCCAGAGGTGGCCGCACTTTCAGATGATGGAAAACCTGCTGTGGTTTACAAGAGAGAAACTGTGATAGAAGAAGAATTCAGAAAGATCGTTGAGAAAGTTCTTGCTCTGTGA
- the rplT gene encoding 50S ribosomal protein L20: MRVKRAVHAKKKRKKFLKEAKGYRGALSRRYKLAKQMYIRSKWYSYVGRKIKKRDMRKLWITRINIAARNEGLKYSEFIHGLKLAGVSINRKMLSELAVNDPEAFKEYVRIAKEALAS, from the coding sequence ATGCGCGTAAAAAGAGCTGTGCACGCAAAGAAAAAAAGAAAGAAGTTCCTGAAAGAGGCAAAAGGATACAGAGGAGCCCTCAGCAGAAGGTACAAACTCGCAAAACAGATGTACATAAGGTCCAAGTGGTACTCCTACGTTGGAAGAAAGATAAAGAAGAGAGACATGAGGAAACTCTGGATCACCAGGATCAACATAGCCGCAAGAAATGAAGGTTTGAAATACAGTGAGTTCATTCACGGTTTGAAACTGGCAGGTGTTTCCATCAACAGAAAAATGCTTTCCGAACTCGCTGTGAACGACCCAGAGGCGTTCAAAGAGTACGTGAGGATCGCCAAGGAAGCCCTCGCATCGTGA
- the rpmI gene encoding 50S ribosomal protein L35 — protein MPKMKTNRSAAKRFRVTRKGKIIRNHAYKSHKTRKKRRNVLRALRKKDVVSSADKNRVLRLLGKK, from the coding sequence ATGCCCAAGATGAAAACGAACAGGAGCGCAGCAAAAAGATTCAGGGTCACCAGAAAGGGAAAGATCATCAGAAATCATGCCTACAAGAGCCACAAGACGAGGAAAAAGAGAAGGAACGTTCTGAGAGCGTTGAGGAAGAAGGACGTCGTGTCAAGTGCAGACAAAAACAGAGTTCTCAGGCTTCTTGGGAAAAAGTGA
- the infC gene encoding translation initiation factor IF-3 yields the protein MKEEAIGIGANVDLPRNEQIKVPKVRVVDENGKQIGIMPTRKALDLAREKGLDLVLVAPNADPPVARIMDYGKYKYQLTKKQKENKKKAVQLKQMKFRLKIDEHDYQTKVRHIRRFLEEGHKVRVVVMFIGREMMFTDKGKEILERVIKDTEDLAVVESPPKVEGRDMWMVLKPKNS from the coding sequence GTGAAGGAGGAGGCGATCGGTATCGGTGCAAACGTGGATCTTCCCAGGAACGAACAAATAAAGGTTCCGAAGGTCAGAGTAGTGGACGAGAACGGAAAACAGATAGGCATCATGCCCACCAGGAAGGCGCTGGATCTTGCAAGAGAGAAGGGGCTTGATCTTGTACTCGTTGCCCCGAACGCAGATCCCCCCGTTGCTAGGATTATGGACTATGGAAAGTACAAGTACCAGCTCACTAAGAAACAAAAAGAAAACAAAAAGAAGGCTGTTCAGCTGAAACAGATGAAGTTCCGGTTGAAGATCGACGAACACGACTATCAAACGAAGGTAAGGCATATCAGAAGGTTTCTCGAAGAAGGCCACAAGGTTCGGGTGGTTGTTATGTTTATCGGTAGGGAAATGATGTTCACAGACAAGGGCAAGGAAATTCTCGAAAGGGTGATCAAAGACACAGAGGATCTTGCAGTTGTTGAAAGTCCACCGAAGGTGGAAGGAAGAGACATGTGGATGGTTCTGAAGCCCAAAAATTCTTAA
- a CDS encoding cold shock domain-containing protein, with protein MRGKVKWFDAKKGYGFITKDEGGDVFVHWSAIEMEGFKTLKEGQVVEFEVQEGKKGPQAAHVRVVE; from the coding sequence ATGAGAGGAAAGGTCAAGTGGTTTGATGCCAAGAAGGGCTATGGATTCATCACAAAGGACGAAGGAGGAGACGTGTTCGTACACTGGTCAGCCATCGAAATGGAAGGTTTCAAGACGTTGAAGGAAGGCCAGGTGGTTGAATTCGAAGTTCAAGAAGGTAAGAAAGGTCCTCAAGCAGCGCACGTAAGAGTAGTTGAGTGA
- the rpmE gene encoding 50S ribosomal protein L31 has protein sequence MKKGIHPEMKLVTVKCACGAEHTFYTTADNVRIDVCSKCHPFYTSGGKGGVLIVDTEGRVEKFRRKYGDNY, from the coding sequence GTGAAAAAGGGAATACATCCAGAAATGAAACTTGTAACGGTCAAATGTGCGTGCGGTGCAGAGCATACTTTCTACACAACAGCCGATAATGTGAGAATCGATGTGTGTTCAAAGTGTCACCCCTTCTACACCTCCGGTGGAAAAGGTGGTGTCCTCATCGTCGACACGGAAGGTAGAGTGGAGAAGTTCAGGAGGAAGTACGGAGACAATTACTGA
- a CDS encoding S1 RNA-binding domain-containing protein, whose product MKVGEFVKGKVSKIVRYGAFVDIEGGERGFIHISKISKDYVKRIEDYLKEGQEISAKVIGKARNGGWELSLKDVSENTEAKTEKKDMDFERKLSRFLKESSQKFSEYKKRLEKKGRRSTW is encoded by the coding sequence GTGAAAGTTGGTGAATTTGTGAAAGGGAAAGTTTCTAAGATCGTTAGGTACGGAGCTTTCGTGGATATCGAAGGGGGGGAAAGAGGTTTCATACACATCTCGAAGATCTCCAAAGACTACGTCAAAAGAATAGAGGACTACTTGAAAGAGGGACAGGAGATATCCGCGAAAGTGATCGGAAAAGCCAGAAATGGTGGCTGGGAACTTTCTTTGAAAGACGTGTCCGAAAACACGGAAGCGAAAACTGAGAAAAAAGATATGGATTTTGAGAGAAAACTCTCTAGATTTTTAAAGGAAAGCAGTCAAAAGTTCTCCGAGTACAAAAAGAGACTTGAGAAAAAAGGCAGAAGAAGCACGTGGTGA
- a CDS encoding L,D-transpeptidase family protein: MILFQISLADHLVELKHMDESEITLSVKKLYTGEIKSFYLYTPAGFVFPEKIEGDEYTFELKGDGLVIPVVEGLNVFGKRMHHVSPTFLRLTREKPKIKIVSDIKKDDVYIYVVVETDDFTPVSLELAGRTFRFFKLEGKWISVFRSFLEDGSHVVKVQFEGPLDYTFFVEKEIYVIKRVAVPMRGEDGAFDYTVFSQHVVQKGETLWSIANRYGVRVGDLVLINRLEDPNRIITGQVLKIGRVIFRENPVTIVVNLFSSKLGLYYDGVLLKVYPVALGRSDATPPGRYWILRKEIDPALYWFGEYISPRTPLNGLGTRYLQLSNPTYAIHGTSKPWEIGKRISHGCIRMFNRDVEELDAFAGVGTEVIVVKEEGDFPERLY; the protein is encoded by the coding sequence TTGATATTGTTTCAGATATCGTTGGCGGATCATCTCGTTGAGTTGAAACACATGGATGAATCTGAGATAACCCTTTCTGTAAAAAAACTCTACACCGGTGAAATCAAAAGTTTCTACCTCTACACTCCTGCTGGATTCGTTTTTCCAGAAAAGATAGAGGGTGATGAATACACCTTTGAATTGAAGGGTGATGGTCTTGTCATTCCAGTGGTCGAAGGTCTCAATGTTTTCGGCAAAAGAATGCATCACGTATCACCTACCTTTTTGCGGCTAACCCGTGAAAAGCCGAAGATAAAAATCGTCTCGGATATCAAAAAGGACGATGTTTACATCTACGTGGTTGTCGAAACAGATGATTTCACACCGGTTTCTCTGGAACTGGCGGGCAGGACCTTCAGATTCTTCAAACTCGAAGGAAAGTGGATCAGCGTTTTTAGGTCTTTCCTTGAAGACGGCTCCCACGTTGTGAAAGTTCAGTTCGAAGGACCACTGGACTACACCTTCTTCGTTGAGAAAGAAATTTACGTTATAAAGCGGGTTGCAGTTCCCATGCGAGGAGAAGACGGAGCCTTTGATTACACCGTGTTTTCTCAGCACGTTGTTCAAAAAGGCGAGACCCTCTGGAGCATAGCGAATCGGTACGGTGTGAGGGTGGGAGATCTGGTTTTGATAAACCGCCTGGAGGATCCGAACAGGATCATAACAGGGCAGGTTCTGAAGATAGGTCGTGTTATTTTTCGCGAGAATCCGGTTACAATCGTCGTCAACCTGTTTTCTTCCAAACTGGGGCTCTACTACGATGGTGTCCTGTTGAAGGTGTATCCGGTGGCGCTGGGAAGGAGTGACGCTACACCTCCAGGAAGATACTGGATCCTGAGGAAAGAGATCGATCCCGCTCTTTACTGGTTCGGAGAGTACATCTCACCCAGGACACCGTTGAACGGTCTTGGGACCAGGTACCTTCAACTTTCGAATCCCACCTATGCGATTCACGGTACTTCAAAACCCTGGGAAATAGGAAAGAGAATATCACACGGCTGTATAAGGATGTTCAACAGGGATGTGGAAGAACTGGACGCCTTCGCCGGCGTTGGAACAGAAGTGATCGTTGTAAAAGAAGAGGGAGATTTCCCAGAAAGGCTCTACTAA
- the coaBC gene encoding bifunctional phosphopantothenoylcysteine decarboxylase/phosphopantothenate--cysteine ligase CoaBC → MKILVGVSSGIAIYKAVDLVSKLRKENHDLCVVMTPDAARMVSPAVFSSVGNCPVYIDHMEVKNGWIPHTELSRETDVFVVAPATANTISKIANGIADNLLTLVAMGFNKKAKILVPTMNHRMYMNPVFQENLEKLKKIGWFVVEPEEGHLACGETGRGRYPENEKIVEAIYLLTTQKKLFGKRVLITAGPTRERIDAVRFITNASSGKMGYALATVAKRMGATVYLVSGPTHLKPPYFVDEFVSVESSEEMFNEVMKRYDDVDIVIMNAAVGDYKPKETFSGKLKKTEKELTLHLERTRDILEELGKRKKHQFLVGFAAEVEDFEKNALEKLKRKNLDLIVLNDARKAFSSERVEVFIYNREGLIKRIDEDDKTRVAGGILDIVSDIVGGSSR, encoded by the coding sequence ATGAAGATCCTGGTCGGTGTCAGCAGTGGCATAGCGATCTATAAAGCAGTTGATCTTGTCAGTAAACTTCGAAAGGAAAACCACGATCTTTGTGTGGTGATGACGCCGGATGCAGCCAGAATGGTTTCGCCGGCGGTGTTTTCCTCGGTAGGAAATTGCCCGGTGTATATCGATCATATGGAAGTGAAAAACGGCTGGATTCCTCACACAGAGCTTTCAAGAGAAACAGACGTGTTCGTCGTAGCTCCTGCGACGGCCAACACGATCTCGAAGATCGCAAACGGGATCGCCGACAACCTACTCACCCTTGTTGCGATGGGTTTCAACAAAAAAGCAAAGATTCTCGTGCCGACGATGAACCACAGAATGTACATGAATCCCGTCTTTCAAGAAAACCTCGAAAAGCTGAAAAAAATTGGCTGGTTTGTGGTGGAACCGGAAGAGGGTCATCTCGCCTGTGGAGAAACCGGCAGGGGAAGGTACCCAGAGAACGAGAAGATAGTTGAAGCGATCTACCTTCTCACGACCCAAAAAAAGCTCTTCGGAAAACGTGTACTGATAACAGCAGGGCCGACGCGCGAGAGAATAGACGCTGTGAGGTTCATCACCAACGCGAGTTCGGGTAAGATGGGATACGCTCTGGCAACGGTTGCAAAGAGAATGGGAGCAACCGTGTATCTGGTGTCCGGCCCCACACATTTGAAACCACCCTATTTTGTGGACGAATTCGTTTCGGTGGAAAGTTCGGAAGAGATGTTCAACGAAGTGATGAAAAGATACGACGACGTGGACATCGTCATCATGAACGCCGCTGTCGGTGATTACAAACCGAAAGAAACGTTCAGTGGAAAACTGAAGAAGACAGAAAAAGAACTAACACTTCACCTTGAAAGAACCAGAGACATTCTGGAAGAACTCGGCAAAAGGAAAAAACATCAGTTTCTCGTTGGCTTTGCTGCCGAGGTCGAAGACTTTGAAAAGAACGCCCTGGAAAAGCTGAAAAGAAAGAACCTGGACCTCATCGTTTTAAACGACGCAAGGAAAGCCTTCTCCTCTGAGAGAGTGGAGGTCTTCATTTATAACAGAGAAGGTCTCATCAAAAGGATTGATGAGGATGACAAGACTCGGGTGGCTGGCGGTATTCTTGATATTGTTTCAGATATCGTTGGCGGATCATCTCGTTGA
- a CDS encoding DNA-directed RNA polymerase subunit omega has product MEKMVKFELKYDELLEKIPYKYAIPVVVAKRAEAIREYARPFVITEDENPVSIAFMELSMNYIRIKNEDILKALIPKVK; this is encoded by the coding sequence ATGGAAAAGATGGTGAAGTTCGAACTGAAATACGACGAGCTTCTGGAAAAGATACCTTACAAGTACGCCATCCCGGTCGTTGTGGCCAAGCGGGCGGAAGCCATAAGAGAGTACGCCAGGCCCTTTGTGATCACAGAAGACGAAAATCCTGTCAGCATCGCCTTCATGGAGCTGAGTATGAACTACATCAGAATAAAGAACGAAGATATTCTCAAAGCCCTCATTCCGAAGGTGAAATGA
- the gmk gene encoding guanylate kinase, whose amino-acid sequence MKGQLFVICGPSGAGKTSIIKEVLKRIDNVVFSVSCTTRPKRPHEVDGEDYFFITEEEFLRRVEKGEFLEWARVHGHLYGTPRSFVETHIAEGKDVILDIDVQGALSVKKNYPNAVFVYIAPPSYSDLKERILARGTEREADILVRLENAKWELMFMDEFDYIVINDDLQRAIETVLAILTAERSKVSRNLDRIEQFKMEVKGWKRW is encoded by the coding sequence ATGAAAGGTCAACTCTTCGTCATCTGTGGACCGTCGGGAGCGGGAAAGACCAGTATCATCAAAGAAGTTCTCAAAAGAATAGACAACGTGGTATTTTCCGTCTCCTGCACCACCAGGCCAAAACGCCCTCACGAGGTGGATGGAGAGGATTACTTTTTCATCACAGAGGAAGAATTCCTGAGGCGTGTTGAAAAAGGTGAGTTTCTGGAGTGGGCACGTGTGCACGGACACCTTTACGGTACACCTCGCTCTTTCGTTGAAACGCACATCGCCGAAGGCAAAGATGTGATACTGGATATCGACGTGCAGGGCGCGCTGTCTGTCAAAAAGAACTATCCGAACGCGGTGTTTGTATACATCGCTCCTCCGTCTTATTCTGATCTTAAAGAGAGGATCCTTGCGAGGGGAACAGAAAGGGAAGCGGACATCCTCGTGAGACTGGAGAACGCAAAATGGGAACTCATGTTCATGGATGAGTTCGACTACATCGTGATCAACGATGATCTCCAGAGGGCAATAGAAACGGTGCTTGCGATTCTGACGGCGGAAAGATCGAAGGTTTCCAGAAACTTGGATAGGATAGAACAGTTCAAGATGGAGGTGAAAGGATGGAAAAGATGGTGA
- a CDS encoding DUF370 domain-containing protein: MYGLINIGFGNVIAGDRVIAIVNPESSPLKRMKDEAKIEGKLIDATYGRKTRSIIITDSNHIILSAIQPETIAQRFMENFYEIEKTLREGKK, encoded by the coding sequence GTGTACGGGTTGATCAACATCGGTTTTGGGAACGTCATAGCGGGAGACCGCGTGATAGCCATCGTGAATCCGGAGTCCTCGCCTCTGAAAAGGATGAAAGACGAGGCAAAAATAGAAGGAAAACTGATCGACGCCACTTACGGAAGAAAGACACGGTCCATAATAATCACCGACAGCAATCACATCATTCTGAGTGCCATACAGCCTGAAACGATCGCACAGAGGTTCATGGAAAACTTCTACGAGATAGAAAAAACTCTTCGGGAAGGAAAAAAGTAG
- a CDS encoding YicC/YloC family endoribonuclease, which yields MIKSMTGFSRVERVSGPYHFRVEVKSLNSKGLNITNQIPGYLSMKELEMNSILQEYVKRGKVHLRVQIKFLEPPKVLEIDKNIVQAYYSMLEDVVNTLSLPEPVKLSDLLMFRDVFRMELSDEEIENVWNHFVPIFREALEKLVEERRKEGERIAADLKKILKDLLAGVEKIEKHSDQIPILYREKLKEEVEKILPQDISVREDVLENHIAFISTKADIREEITRLKSHIKRALELIESDSSVGLNLDFLGQEMLRELNTILSKSISVDISNLALEGKVLVSQFREQVQNVE from the coding sequence GTGATAAAAAGCATGACAGGTTTCAGCAGGGTTGAAAGAGTGTCTGGCCCCTACCATTTCAGGGTAGAGGTGAAGTCTCTCAACTCGAAGGGGCTGAACATCACAAACCAGATACCCGGGTATCTCTCTATGAAGGAACTGGAGATGAACAGCATCCTTCAAGAGTACGTAAAGAGAGGGAAAGTCCACCTCAGGGTTCAGATAAAGTTCCTCGAACCACCGAAAGTGCTCGAAATCGACAAAAACATCGTGCAGGCCTATTATTCCATGCTCGAAGACGTTGTCAACACACTTTCTCTGCCCGAACCGGTGAAGCTCTCGGACCTCCTCATGTTCAGGGATGTTTTCCGAATGGAGCTTTCAGACGAAGAGATCGAAAATGTCTGGAATCATTTCGTGCCGATCTTCAGGGAGGCGCTGGAAAAACTGGTTGAAGAGAGACGAAAAGAAGGGGAAAGAATCGCTGCCGATCTGAAAAAGATACTGAAGGATCTGTTGGCAGGAGTCGAAAAGATTGAAAAGCACTCAGATCAAATTCCCATCCTTTACCGGGAAAAATTGAAAGAAGAGGTTGAAAAGATCCTTCCTCAAGACATATCGGTGAGAGAGGATGTGCTGGAGAACCACATAGCCTTCATATCGACCAAGGCTGATATAAGAGAGGAGATAACGCGCCTCAAAAGTCACATAAAAAGGGCTCTCGAACTGATTGAAAGTGACTCTTCCGTTGGATTGAATCTGGATTTTCTTGGTCAGGAGATGTTACGGGAACTGAATACGATTCTATCGAAATCGATTTCTGTTGATATATCTAACCTTGCCCTTGAAGGAAAAGTGCTTGTTTCTCAGTTCAGGGAACAGGTTCAAAATGTTGAATGA
- a CDS encoding cysteine desulfurase family protein — protein MRVYFDNNATTRLDDRALEEMITFYREKFGNPNSAHGMGIEANLHLEKAREKIAKILGVSPSEIFFTSCATEAINWIHKAVAEVFEKRKRTIITTPIEHKAVLETLKYLSLRGFRVKYIPVDSRGVVKLEELERMIDEDTFLVSVMAANNEVGTIQPIEEVVKIVKKKNKEILVHVDAVQVIGKIPFSLERLNVDYASFSAHKFHGPKGVGIAFIKKGAPIRPFVHGGGQERGLRSGTQNVPGIVGAAKAMELAVENLESTMKHMERLRRKLAEGLRKLGAHIITPLDVSLPNTLSVSFSNLRGSTLQNLLSSHGIFVSTSSACTSKDENLSHVLTAMGIDRRIAQGAIRISLCRYNTEEEVNYFLEKTGEILSFLGINENNRR, from the coding sequence ATGAGAGTTTATTTCGACAACAACGCGACGACGAGACTGGACGATCGCGCACTGGAAGAGATGATCACGTTCTACAGGGAAAAATTCGGCAATCCCAATTCCGCCCACGGAATGGGAATAGAAGCAAACCTTCATCTTGAAAAGGCAAGAGAAAAGATTGCGAAGATCCTCGGTGTATCGCCTTCAGAGATATTCTTCACTTCGTGTGCAACAGAGGCGATAAACTGGATACACAAAGCGGTTGCGGAAGTCTTTGAGAAGAGGAAAAGAACCATAATCACAACTCCCATAGAACACAAGGCAGTTCTTGAAACACTGAAGTATCTCTCCCTCAGGGGTTTCAGGGTGAAGTACATCCCCGTCGACTCCAGAGGTGTCGTGAAACTGGAGGAACTGGAACGGATGATAGACGAAGACACGTTCCTTGTCAGCGTAATGGCTGCGAACAACGAAGTGGGTACCATTCAACCCATAGAGGAAGTCGTAAAAATCGTCAAAAAGAAAAACAAAGAGATCCTGGTACATGTGGACGCCGTTCAGGTGATAGGGAAGATTCCCTTTTCTCTCGAAAGGTTGAACGTGGACTATGCGAGTTTCAGCGCACACAAGTTCCACGGTCCAAAGGGTGTCGGTATAGCGTTCATAAAAAAGGGTGCCCCCATACGCCCCTTTGTACACGGAGGCGGACAGGAAAGAGGTCTCAGATCCGGCACTCAAAACGTTCCGGGTATAGTCGGTGCAGCGAAGGCGATGGAACTTGCCGTTGAAAACCTTGAAAGTACCATGAAACACATGGAAAGGCTGAGAAGAAAACTCGCTGAAGGTCTGAGAAAACTAGGGGCTCACATCATAACACCGCTCGACGTATCACTCCCCAACACTCTCTCCGTTTCTTTCTCGAATCTGAGAGGATCAACCCTTCAGAACCTTCTTTCCAGCCATGGAATATTCGTTTCCACCTCTTCTGCCTGCACGAGCAAAGATGAAAACCTCAGTCACGTTCTGACAGCCATGGGAATCGATCGCAGAATTGCTCAGGGTGCGATAAGAATCAGCCTTTGCAGATACAACACCGAGGAGGAAGTGAATTATTTCCTGGAGAAAACAGGAGAAATCTTGAGTTTTCTGGGCATAAACGAAAATAATCGCCGATAA
- a CDS encoding lysophospholipid acyltransferase family protein, which produces MKKFKNLLVTLYFYFIAVVYIVFYGGFVLLRSFLMKDRERAREYVLGEIEKFGRRAFKWLFSEVVVEGKENIPKDRNFIVVANHQSIMDIPLILGFVATGAFIAKKELKKIPGVNWYIKYLNGVFLDRKNPRKAVKALREAIEKLKNGVTFVVFPEGTRSPDGEMLPFKKDSLMIAMKTGVPVLPVSIWGTYHLIPKNHWIFTPGRVFLKIHSPVDPQRFSSEKELREYVENIIRKGVEELKER; this is translated from the coding sequence GTGAAAAAGTTCAAAAACCTACTGGTGACCCTGTACTTTTATTTCATAGCGGTTGTCTACATCGTCTTCTACGGAGGGTTCGTGCTCCTCAGGTCCTTTTTGATGAAGGACAGAGAAAGGGCAAGAGAGTACGTTCTAGGGGAGATAGAAAAGTTCGGAAGGAGAGCGTTCAAGTGGCTCTTCTCTGAAGTGGTTGTCGAGGGGAAAGAGAACATACCGAAGGACAGGAATTTCATCGTAGTGGCAAACCACCAGAGCATCATGGACATTCCCTTGATACTCGGGTTTGTTGCAACGGGTGCTTTCATTGCCAAGAAAGAACTGAAGAAGATACCGGGCGTGAACTGGTACATAAAGTATCTGAACGGTGTCTTCCTCGACAGAAAGAATCCAAGAAAGGCTGTGAAGGCACTGAGAGAAGCGATCGAGAAGTTGAAAAACGGAGTCACCTTCGTCGTTTTCCCGGAGGGCACAAGGTCTCCAGATGGCGAAATGCTTCCGTTTAAAAAGGACAGTCTCATGATTGCCATGAAGACAGGTGTACCTGTTCTTCCCGTGTCCATCTGGGGAACTTACCACCTGATCCCGAAGAACCACTGGATCTTCACACCCGGCAGAGTGTTTCTCAAGATACACAGTCCCGTCGATCCTCAGAGATTTTCCAGTGAAAAGGAATTGAGAGAGTACGTAGAAAACATCATCAGAAAAGGTGTAGAGGAACTGAAAGAGAGGTGA
- the thiI gene encoding tRNA uracil 4-sulfurtransferase ThiI, with product MRVYIIRYAEIGLKGKNRKNFEDALKRNIERVTGMKVKKQWGRFLIPVDEGIDLDDKLKKIFGIQNFSKGFLVSHDFEEVKKTVLVAVKEKLEQGEFKTFKVQAKKAYKEYKKGVYEMNSELGALVLKNFKELSVDVHNPDFVLGVEVRPEGILVFTDKVECYGGLPVGTGGRAILLLSGGIDSPVAGWYALKRGVLIESVTFVSPPFTSEGAVEKVKDILRVLREFSGGHPLRLHVVNLTQVQLRIKKSVPDKYSLLMYRRSMFRIAEKIAEEVNAIAFYTGENVGQVASQTLENLWSIESVTTRPVIRPLAGFDKTEIVEKAREIGTYEISIKPYQDSCVFFAPKNPATRSHPSALEELERSIPDLSALEEEAFRTRKIEVIE from the coding sequence TTGAGAGTTTACATAATAAGGTACGCCGAGATAGGTCTCAAGGGAAAAAACAGAAAAAACTTCGAGGACGCTCTGAAGAGGAACATCGAAAGGGTAACGGGCATGAAGGTAAAAAAACAATGGGGAAGGTTCCTCATACCGGTTGATGAAGGTATCGATCTCGATGACAAATTGAAGAAGATTTTTGGAATCCAGAATTTCAGCAAAGGATTTCTTGTGAGCCACGACTTCGAGGAAGTGAAAAAAACAGTCCTTGTTGCGGTGAAGGAGAAACTGGAGCAGGGAGAGTTCAAGACCTTCAAAGTTCAGGCGAAGAAGGCATACAAGGAGTACAAAAAGGGCGTCTACGAAATGAACAGCGAACTCGGTGCTCTCGTTCTCAAAAACTTCAAAGAACTCAGCGTGGACGTGCACAATCCGGACTTTGTTCTGGGAGTTGAGGTGAGACCGGAGGGAATCCTTGTGTTCACAGACAAGGTGGAGTGCTACGGTGGACTTCCTGTTGGCACAGGCGGAAGGGCGATACTACTTCTCTCCGGTGGAATAGATAGCCCGGTTGCCGGATGGTACGCCCTGAAGAGGGGTGTTTTGATAGAGTCCGTCACCTTCGTGTCACCTCCGTTCACATCGGAAGGCGCTGTTGAGAAGGTAAAAGACATCCTCAGGGTGCTCAGAGAATTCAGTGGAGGACATCCGCTGAGATTGCATGTGGTGAATCTCACGCAGGTTCAGCTCAGGATAAAAAAGAGCGTTCCAGATAAATATTCCCTGCTCATGTACAGAAGGTCCATGTTCAGAATCGCAGAGAAAATAGCAGAGGAAGTCAACGCGATCGCCTTCTACACCGGTGAGAACGTTGGACAGGTTGCAAGCCAGACTCTGGAAAACCTGTGGTCGATTGAAAGCGTCACAACAAGGCCGGTGATCAGGCCTCTTGCGGGGTTCGACAAGACGGAGATCGTGGAAAAAGCCAGGGAAATAGGAACGTACGAAATATCCATCAAACCTTACCAGGACAGTTGTGTTTTCTTCGCACCGAAAAACCCCGCCACAAGATCCCACCCTTCTGCTCTGGAGGAGCTGGAACGGAGCATACCCGATCTTTCAGCACTTGAAGAGGAGGCGTTCAGAACAAGAAAGATCGAGGTGATAGAGTGA